A genomic stretch from Nilaparvata lugens isolate BPH chromosome 8, ASM1435652v1, whole genome shotgun sequence includes:
- the LOC111044824 gene encoding probable aminopeptidase NPEPL1 isoform X2 — MEPPPLKQTVIRFSGTISPSDPLEKPVLIVGQMKNLTKIKYDLLKQKLEPRVDQETYTAALRGIHPSSNDTVLTIHLVTLAALPFKCSRHNSPARPHSLTKIVQSHTSGVDEYIVVVCERDDVFASACAIARAFPLYSRKTQRNGLAQCPRAANKTANANAIATATASHTVTVEFVVVGGDSAAGDVSPLSDADLASLDAVCNGIRLAARIVDMPCNEMNVDHFLKEVESVSKELPGVSMTVIRGEELAEKGFGGIYGVGKAALVPPALAVLSHTPPQAQQTIAWVGKGIVYDTGGLSIKGKTMMPGMKRDCGGAAAILGAFQAMVRQGFTQNLHAVFCLAENAVGPLATRPDDIHTLYSGRTVEINNTDAEGRLVLSDGVVYARCDLAADVILDMATLTGAQGMATGKYHGAVLTNSQDWEETAVRAGLVSGDLLFPIPYSPELHFPEYASAVADMKNSVADRSNALSSCAGLFIAAHLGFEFPGSWIHIDMASPVKSGERATGYGVALLASLFGSHSKDQLLKTIGTGVFGDTFENGNGSASKKLRRK; from the exons ATGGAGCCTCCTCCACTAAAGCAGACCGTCATCCGGTTTTCGGGCACAATCTCTCCGTCAGACCCCTTGGAGAAACCAGTTCTAATTGTTGGACAGATGAAGAATCTCACCAAAATCAAGTATGATTTGCTCAAACAAAAACTGGAACCTCGAGTTGACCAAGAG ACTTACACGGCCGCCTTGCGAGGAATTCATCCGTCTTCGAACGACACCGTGCTGACCATCCACCTGGTGACGTTGGCAGCATTGCCGTTCAAATGCAGTCGCCACAACTCGCCGGCACGTCCGCACAGTCTCACCAAAATTGTGCAAAGCCATACGTCCGGCGTCGACGAGTACATTGTT GTGGTGTGCGAACGCGACGATGTATTCGCGTCAGCCTGCGCGATAGCACGCGCGTTTCCGTTGTACTCGCGCAAGACACAGCGCAACGGTCTGGCCCAGTGTCCGCGCGCCGCGAACAAGACCGCGAACGCGAACGCTATCGCGACTGCGACCGCCTCTCACACGGTGACCGTTGAGTTTGTGGTGGTGGGGGGCGACTCGGCCGCGGGAGACGTGTCGCCGCTATCCGACGCGGATTTGGCGTCGCTCGATGCCGTCTGCAACGGCATTCGGCTCGCGGCCCGCATCGTAGACATGCCCTGCAATGAGATGAACGTCGATCATTTCCTCAAG GAAGTGGAGAGTGTGTCGAAAGAGCTGCCCGGAGTGAGCATGACGGTGATCCGTGGCGAGGAGTTGGCCGAGAAGGGGTTCGGGGGCATCTATGGGGTGGGGAAGGCGGCGCTGGTACCACCCGCGTTGGCTGTCCTCTCGCACACGCCGCCCCAGGCACAGCAGACCATCGCATGGGTCGGCAAGGGTATTGTCTACGACACTGGCGGTCTCAGCATCAAGGGAAAG ACAATGATGCCGGGCATGAAACGGGACTGCGGCGGGGCAGCGGCCATACTGGGCGCATTTCAGGCGATGGTGCGTCAGGGTTTCACTCAGAACCTGCACGCCGTCTTCTGTCTGGCCGAGAACGCAGTCGGTCCGCTGGCTACGCGGCCTGACGACATTCACACGCTCTACTCGGGGCGCACTGTCGAGATCAACAACACTGATGCCGAAG GACGGCTGGTACTGAGCGACGGCGTGGTTTACGCTCGCTGCGACCTCGCAGCCGACGTGATCCTGGACATGGCGACGCTGACCGGCGCCCAGGGTATGGCGACGGGCAAGTACCACGGCGCCGTGCTCACCAACAGCCAGGACTGGGAGGAGACGGCGGTCAGGGCTGGTCTGGTGTCCGGAGACCTCCTCTTCCCCATTCCCTACTCGCCCGAGCTGCACTTCCCCGAGTATGCGTCCGCCGTAGCCGACATGAAGAACTCTGTTGCT GATAGAAGTAATGCTCTAAGCTCGTGTGCTGGTCTTTTCATAGCTGCTCACCTTGGATTCGAGTTCCCCGGCTCATGGATTCACATAGATATGGCCAGTCCAGTCAAATCG GGAGAGAGAGCCACAGGCTACGGAGTCGCTCTACTGGCATCGTTGTTTGGCTCCCACTCGAAAGATCAGCTGTTGAAAACAATAGGAACAGGTGTTTTTGGTGATACATTCGAGAACGGAAACGGAAGTGCCTCCAAGAAACTTCgtcgtaaataa
- the LOC111044824 gene encoding probable aminopeptidase NPEPL1 isoform X1 produces MITYNLIIRRCSRIIFRSYSQKTIMEPPPLKQTVIRFSGTISPSDPLEKPVLIVGQMKNLTKIKYDLLKQKLEPRVDQETYTAALRGIHPSSNDTVLTIHLVTLAALPFKCSRHNSPARPHSLTKIVQSHTSGVDEYIVVVCERDDVFASACAIARAFPLYSRKTQRNGLAQCPRAANKTANANAIATATASHTVTVEFVVVGGDSAAGDVSPLSDADLASLDAVCNGIRLAARIVDMPCNEMNVDHFLKEVESVSKELPGVSMTVIRGEELAEKGFGGIYGVGKAALVPPALAVLSHTPPQAQQTIAWVGKGIVYDTGGLSIKGKTMMPGMKRDCGGAAAILGAFQAMVRQGFTQNLHAVFCLAENAVGPLATRPDDIHTLYSGRTVEINNTDAEGRLVLSDGVVYARCDLAADVILDMATLTGAQGMATGKYHGAVLTNSQDWEETAVRAGLVSGDLLFPIPYSPELHFPEYASAVADMKNSVADRSNALSSCAGLFIAAHLGFEFPGSWIHIDMASPVKSGERATGYGVALLASLFGSHSKDQLLKTIGTGVFGDTFENGNGSASKKLRRK; encoded by the exons ATGATTACATACAACTTGATTATCCGTAGATGTTCGAGAATCATTTTTAGGAGCTACAGTCAAAAG ACAATCATGGAGCCTCCTCCACTAAAGCAGACCGTCATCCGGTTTTCGGGCACAATCTCTCCGTCAGACCCCTTGGAGAAACCAGTTCTAATTGTTGGACAGATGAAGAATCTCACCAAAATCAAGTATGATTTGCTCAAACAAAAACTGGAACCTCGAGTTGACCAAGAG ACTTACACGGCCGCCTTGCGAGGAATTCATCCGTCTTCGAACGACACCGTGCTGACCATCCACCTGGTGACGTTGGCAGCATTGCCGTTCAAATGCAGTCGCCACAACTCGCCGGCACGTCCGCACAGTCTCACCAAAATTGTGCAAAGCCATACGTCCGGCGTCGACGAGTACATTGTT GTGGTGTGCGAACGCGACGATGTATTCGCGTCAGCCTGCGCGATAGCACGCGCGTTTCCGTTGTACTCGCGCAAGACACAGCGCAACGGTCTGGCCCAGTGTCCGCGCGCCGCGAACAAGACCGCGAACGCGAACGCTATCGCGACTGCGACCGCCTCTCACACGGTGACCGTTGAGTTTGTGGTGGTGGGGGGCGACTCGGCCGCGGGAGACGTGTCGCCGCTATCCGACGCGGATTTGGCGTCGCTCGATGCCGTCTGCAACGGCATTCGGCTCGCGGCCCGCATCGTAGACATGCCCTGCAATGAGATGAACGTCGATCATTTCCTCAAG GAAGTGGAGAGTGTGTCGAAAGAGCTGCCCGGAGTGAGCATGACGGTGATCCGTGGCGAGGAGTTGGCCGAGAAGGGGTTCGGGGGCATCTATGGGGTGGGGAAGGCGGCGCTGGTACCACCCGCGTTGGCTGTCCTCTCGCACACGCCGCCCCAGGCACAGCAGACCATCGCATGGGTCGGCAAGGGTATTGTCTACGACACTGGCGGTCTCAGCATCAAGGGAAAG ACAATGATGCCGGGCATGAAACGGGACTGCGGCGGGGCAGCGGCCATACTGGGCGCATTTCAGGCGATGGTGCGTCAGGGTTTCACTCAGAACCTGCACGCCGTCTTCTGTCTGGCCGAGAACGCAGTCGGTCCGCTGGCTACGCGGCCTGACGACATTCACACGCTCTACTCGGGGCGCACTGTCGAGATCAACAACACTGATGCCGAAG GACGGCTGGTACTGAGCGACGGCGTGGTTTACGCTCGCTGCGACCTCGCAGCCGACGTGATCCTGGACATGGCGACGCTGACCGGCGCCCAGGGTATGGCGACGGGCAAGTACCACGGCGCCGTGCTCACCAACAGCCAGGACTGGGAGGAGACGGCGGTCAGGGCTGGTCTGGTGTCCGGAGACCTCCTCTTCCCCATTCCCTACTCGCCCGAGCTGCACTTCCCCGAGTATGCGTCCGCCGTAGCCGACATGAAGAACTCTGTTGCT GATAGAAGTAATGCTCTAAGCTCGTGTGCTGGTCTTTTCATAGCTGCTCACCTTGGATTCGAGTTCCCCGGCTCATGGATTCACATAGATATGGCCAGTCCAGTCAAATCG GGAGAGAGAGCCACAGGCTACGGAGTCGCTCTACTGGCATCGTTGTTTGGCTCCCACTCGAAAGATCAGCTGTTGAAAACAATAGGAACAGGTGTTTTTGGTGATACATTCGAGAACGGAAACGGAAGTGCCTCCAAGAAACTTCgtcgtaaataa